One Bdellovibrionales bacterium genomic window, TGACACTTCAAAAAGCACAACAATAGGAGACAGTTTTCAAAAAATGTCAGAAGGCAGCCGGCTTTCAGTGCAATCTCAAGAAAGCGACCAAAAGCGAATTTGGTCTGATTTCGTCAGTTTAGGAAAATCCCTACATCAACAAATCAAGTTAGTTCAGGAGCTTGAAATTATTCAAAGAAAAAAAGCAGATGAGGAAAGAAAGAGATTAAACGCAGGCCGCTCCACAACCTTTCAAACTTTGAGCTTTGAGCAGGATTATAGCGCGGCAAAGAGTCAGCGGATCAATATTGAATTAAAAGCTCGTCAGTATATTGCGCAAAAAAGTCTTTTTGAAGAGGTTCGATAGCAACTAAAGCGAGTTCAACAGGAGATCTTATGAAAATTTGGGAACTTTCCATTCGACGGCCGATTTTCATGTCTTGTATTTTAGTGGCGCTTATTGTCGTTGGGCTTTTCAGTCTCAAGAAATTGCCCCTTGAACTTTTTCCTGATGTCACTTTTCCCGTCGTGACGGTGACCACCATATATCCTGGTGCAGGGCCTTCTGAGATTGAGACTTTAGTAGCGAAACCCTTAGAAGAGGAGCTGAGTACATTAGCTGGGTTAAAGGTGGTTCGATCTATCAGTCGGGAGAGCGTTGGAATTGTCGTTGCTGAATTTGCTCTCGATGTTGATATAAAATATGCTGAGCAGCAAATCCGTGATCGGGTTTCTGCCGCAAAGAGAAAACTGCCAGACGACATCGAAGAGCCTGTTATTCGCAAGGTAGATCCATCTGCGCAACCAATTGTAGTGGTTGCCATCAAGTCAAAATTGGAAGGTGGAAAGCTCTATGATTTAGCGAACGAAATCATTCGACCAAAATTTGAACAGCTCAGTCAAGTCGGACAGGTTGAAATATTTGGAATCAGAAAACGAGAAATTCAAATCCAATTGGATCGCGATAAACTGCGGTCTCGTCAGATTTCAGTGAGTCAAGTGGCCAGAGCCCTGACAAGATCAGGAGACAATATTCCCGCTGGTAAACTAACTCAGGATGATAGCGAGACCGTCTATAGAACAATGGGTGGATTTGATTCACTTAGTGATATGAGTCAATTTTTAGTAAATTTTTACGGAAATGACGTGTCAACTCGAGTGCGAGATGTTGGCAGGGTGGTTGATACATTGGAAGACGAAAAGATGCGGGCTTATGTCGACGGCCAACCGGCCGCACTTCTTTACGTTTATAAGCAGTCAGGCGCGAATACGGTGAAAGTGTCAGACGCTATTTTAAAATTAGTTGAGAAGTTGAATTCAGACCAAGCCGGCGTCAAAGATCCTGTATTTAGTGTAGAAGTTGTGCGTGACTTGTCTCGTTTTGTGCGCGCGAATATTTTGGACGTAATGGAGTCAATCGGATTTGGGATTCTCTTGACTGTGATTGTGGTCTTTTTATTTCTTGGCTCGATTCGTAGCACAATCATCACAGGACTGGCTATACCTGTTAGCTTGATTGGTTCGCTGATTTTTATATCGCTCGCGGGTCTCAGTATAAATATTATGACCCTCTTGGCTTTTTCTTTAGCAGTTGGCCTTCTGATAGATGATGCGATTGTGGTTAGAGAGAATATATATAGGCATTTAGAAATGGGCAAAACGGCGTTCAGAGCGGCGCTTGATGGGACTTCTGAAGTGGCACTTGCCGTGACGGCTGTGACTCTCGCTGTGGTTTCTGTTTTTGGCCCCATTGCCTTTCTGTCAGGAGTTGTTGGTCAATTTTTTAAGGCTTTTGGTCTTGGTGTTTGTTTTGTTATGTTGATCAGTCTCTTTGATGCCTTGAGCAATGCTCCGATGTTATCGGCCTATTTTGGCGGAATGCACGAGAAAAATTCAAGCGAGAAATTGTCTTGGTTGAGTCCGGTGGCATCGCTACTCATCATTTTTGAGCGATTGCAGACGAAGCTTGCGGTGAGGTACGAGCGGTTACTTCGTCTGATATTGAGACACCAGCTGATTACGCTGCTGGGGACTTTCATTGTGGTGTTTTTTTTGGGTTACTCGGTCAAGTTCATCCCTAAGACTTTTCTGTCTCCTCAGGACAATGGTGAATTCTTGGTTTCGCTCGAGCTCAAGCCAGGAGCCTCTTTGGATGAAACCACGAAACTGGCTCTTGATGTTGAAAAGCTGATCAAAAGCAATCCTTCTGTCGTTCAGACGATAGTGTCGGTGGGAGATACCAGTGGTACTTCATACAAGGCGGATGTTTTTGTACGTTTGCTTAAGTTTGGGCAACGTCATCTGACTACGACGGAGGTTAAGGATCAGGTGAGGATTGCTCTGGCACAATTTTCAAAAGCAGCACCAAAGGTTAAAGATGTTGACATGGTAGGTGCTGGGCAGCGTCCTTTTGTTTTAAATATTAGAGGGTATGACTTAGATCAGGTAAGACTTGTAGCCAATAGGGTTTATGAGAAGTTGAAACAGCATCCTGGGCTGATTGACCCGGAGATCACCGACAAGCCTGGAATTCCCGAATTTCAAATGAAAATTGACGGGGGCAAAGCCCTTCAGTATGGGGTCACGCCAGCCTTGGTGGGTGGAGAACTTCGGGGTCAAATTGAGGGCCTGACGCCAGCAAAATTTAGGCAAGCTGGTTTGGAGTACGACATCAGAGTTCGCCTTAAGGACGATCAAAGAAATCTAGAGGATTCCTTTCGTCTTATTGAGATACCGAATGTCAATGGGAGGTTGGTTCCTCTGCATGAATTTACTTTCTCAAAGAAGGAGACGGGTGCCGCCGCCATCAGTCGTGAAGATCGAGCCAGATATATCAGCATAGAAGCGGACATTAAACCAGGTGGGCCAGGTATGGGTGGTGTGATTTCTGATATTCGCAATTGGTTTGAGATTGGAGAGGTTGCCCTTCCTGAGGGAATTAGCTATCGCTTTGTTGGACAGGCGGAAAATTTTCAGGAATTGGGTCAAAGCATTATAGTAGCCGGTATTTTTGCTCTGGTATTTATCTATTTGGTTTTAGCTAGTCTTTATGAATCTGTGGTGACACCTTTTGTTATCATGTTGGTTATTCCATTGGCCGTATTTGGGGGCTTCTTTGGACTATTTGTAATGAAATCAAGCTTGGATCTGTTCTCTATGATCGGGTGTATTATGTTAATGGGTTTAGCAACGAAAAACTCAATTATTTTGGTCGATTACATCAACCAAAAGCTCCAAGACGGACTGGATTTGACTGATGCTATCGTGAAAGCGGGGACAACGCGGCTGAGGCCTATTGTCATGACGTCTCTTGCCCTTATCATGGGTATGATGCCGATTGCCATCGGTTTGAATGAGGCCTCCAGCCAAAGGAGATCTTTAGGGATTGCAGTTGTGGGAGGGGTATTTATTTCCACTCTTTTAACCTTGATCGTAATTCCCGCCGTCTTTAGTTATATAGAGCTTGGTCGTCGGTGGATGATTAATAGGGTTGGTTCGAAGATTGTTAACGCTGATACTGATAGTAACTGATCTTGCTTCTTTCATTTATTCATCAACAAGGTCAACATCAAGTCCAAGCCAAGCACGGAGCAAGCGCCGATAGTAGCCGCTT contains:
- a CDS encoding efflux RND transporter permease subunit; the protein is MKIWELSIRRPIFMSCILVALIVVGLFSLKKLPLELFPDVTFPVVTVTTIYPGAGPSEIETLVAKPLEEELSTLAGLKVVRSISRESVGIVVAEFALDVDIKYAEQQIRDRVSAAKRKLPDDIEEPVIRKVDPSAQPIVVVAIKSKLEGGKLYDLANEIIRPKFEQLSQVGQVEIFGIRKREIQIQLDRDKLRSRQISVSQVARALTRSGDNIPAGKLTQDDSETVYRTMGGFDSLSDMSQFLVNFYGNDVSTRVRDVGRVVDTLEDEKMRAYVDGQPAALLYVYKQSGANTVKVSDAILKLVEKLNSDQAGVKDPVFSVEVVRDLSRFVRANILDVMESIGFGILLTVIVVFLFLGSIRSTIITGLAIPVSLIGSLIFISLAGLSINIMTLLAFSLAVGLLIDDAIVVRENIYRHLEMGKTAFRAALDGTSEVALAVTAVTLAVVSVFGPIAFLSGVVGQFFKAFGLGVCFVMLISLFDALSNAPMLSAYFGGMHEKNSSEKLSWLSPVASLLIIFERLQTKLAVRYERLLRLILRHQLITLLGTFIVVFFLGYSVKFIPKTFLSPQDNGEFLVSLELKPGASLDETTKLALDVEKLIKSNPSVVQTIVSVGDTSGTSYKADVFVRLLKFGQRHLTTTEVKDQVRIALAQFSKAAPKVKDVDMVGAGQRPFVLNIRGYDLDQVRLVANRVYEKLKQHPGLIDPEITDKPGIPEFQMKIDGGKALQYGVTPALVGGELRGQIEGLTPAKFRQAGLEYDIRVRLKDDQRNLEDSFRLIEIPNVNGRLVPLHEFTFSKKETGAAAISREDRARYISIEADIKPGGPGMGGVISDIRNWFEIGEVALPEGISYRFVGQAENFQELGQSIIVAGIFALVFIYLVLASLYESVVTPFVIMLVIPLAVFGGFFGLFVMKSSLDLFSMIGCIMLMGLATKNSIILVDYINQKLQDGLDLTDAIVKAGTTRLRPIVMTSLALIMGMMPIAIGLNEASSQRRSLGIAVVGGVFISTLLTLIVIPAVFSYIELGRRWMINRVGSKIVNADTDSN